The following proteins are co-located in the Nocardioides piscis genome:
- a CDS encoding formimidoylglutamate deiminase, which produces MTTYLLERALLPDGVHDDVLVDVVDGRFAAVEPGVLASAAERLPGLTIPGLANTHSHAFHRALRGRTQHERGSFWTWREQMYAVAERLDPDSYLTLATAVFREMVAAGITCVGEFHYLHHRPDGRPYDDPNAMGLALVEAARVAGLRITLLDTLYLSSGFGAPPEGVQVRYADASAHAWRDRVDALTPTDTAIVAGALHSVRALPADPGNTLALLADWATDRPLHVHLSEQVAENDGCRSAHGVTPTRLLADHGLLGPLTSAVHATHLSEEDIALLGGATAFVSFCPTTERDLGDGVGPSRRLADAGARLTLGSDSHAVIDLFEEMRAVELDERLVSQQRGHWQASELVEAATVSGHASLGWADAGSIEVGQRADLVTLDTQSPRTAGTGSDEHTVVFAAVAEDVVSTMVDGRFVFSAGERGEVGHALAQAIGRIWT; this is translated from the coding sequence GTGACGACCTATCTCCTGGAGCGCGCCCTCCTGCCCGACGGGGTCCACGACGACGTCCTGGTCGACGTCGTCGACGGCCGCTTCGCCGCGGTCGAGCCCGGAGTCCTCGCCAGCGCTGCCGAACGGCTGCCCGGCCTGACCATCCCCGGTCTGGCCAACACCCACAGCCACGCCTTCCACCGTGCGTTGCGCGGCCGCACGCAGCACGAGCGCGGGAGCTTCTGGACCTGGCGCGAGCAGATGTATGCCGTGGCGGAGCGGCTGGACCCCGACTCCTACCTCACGCTCGCCACCGCGGTCTTCCGCGAGATGGTCGCCGCCGGGATCACCTGTGTCGGCGAGTTCCACTATCTCCACCACCGCCCCGACGGCCGCCCCTACGACGACCCCAACGCGATGGGGCTCGCGCTGGTCGAGGCAGCACGGGTCGCCGGCCTGCGGATCACCCTGCTCGACACCCTCTATCTCTCGAGCGGGTTCGGTGCGCCGCCCGAGGGCGTCCAGGTCAGGTATGCCGATGCGTCGGCCCACGCCTGGCGTGACCGGGTCGACGCCCTGACTCCCACGGACACCGCCATCGTGGCCGGTGCCCTCCACTCCGTCCGGGCGCTCCCCGCCGACCCGGGCAACACCCTGGCCCTCCTCGCCGACTGGGCCACCGACCGGCCCCTGCACGTCCACCTGTCCGAGCAGGTCGCCGAGAACGACGGGTGCCGGTCGGCACACGGCGTGACCCCGACCCGCCTGCTCGCCGACCACGGGCTGCTCGGACCGCTCACCTCGGCGGTGCACGCGACACACCTGAGCGAGGAGGACATCGCCCTCCTCGGTGGAGCGACGGCGTTCGTCTCCTTCTGCCCCACCACCGAGCGCGACCTCGGCGACGGCGTGGGGCCGAGCCGGCGGCTCGCCGACGCGGGCGCCCGGCTGACCCTCGGCTCGGACAGCCACGCGGTCATCGACCTGTTCGAGGAGATGCGAGCCGTCGAGCTCGACGAGCGGCTCGTCAGCCAGCAGCGCGGACACTGGCAGGCGAGCGAGCTCGTCGAGGCCGCCACCGTCTCCGGACACGCCAGCCTGGGGTGGGCCGACGCCGGGAGCATCGAGGTCGGCCAGCGAGCCGACCTCGTCACCCTCGACACCCAGAGCCCCCGCACCGCCGGCACCGGGTCAGACGAGCACACCGTCGTCTTCGCGGCGGTGGCCGAGGACGTCGTCTCGACCATGGTCGACGGGCGGTTCGTGTTCTCCGCGGGTGAGCGCGGCGAGGTGGGGCACGCCCTGGCCCAGGCGATCGGGAGGATCTGGACATGA
- a CDS encoding ATP-binding protein, with translation MSTSRSVDLVGRDDELSALVSQLGISSFPGTSRAVLLAGDAGVGKTRLLTELRDVAVEAGWLVLAGHCLDLAEGSMPYLPFTEILGRVLTERPEVAASVIERHPTLARLAPGRRLQVSEDRDEAQSLDRGNVFAAVHDLFEAVGQSAPLLVVVEDTHWADQSTRDMLSFLFARPFDGQVALVVSYRSDDLHRRHPLRPQVAEWARLRGVERIQVDPLDETQVRRLIHAMHTESPLAEASVAEIIDRAQGNAFFVEELVGVSWSTDGPIPSELADVLLVRLDRLDERTLEVVRAASVAGRRVSHTLLAAVTGLAPAELEAALRSAVESNVLEQTRGSAYRFRHALLGEAVYDDLLPGERVRLHTAFSAALQSGLARGPRPSWRSTPAGPATG, from the coding sequence GTGTCCACCTCGCGCAGTGTCGACCTCGTCGGACGCGACGACGAGCTGTCGGCCCTGGTCTCACAGCTGGGCATCAGCTCGTTCCCGGGCACCAGCCGCGCAGTGCTGCTCGCCGGCGACGCAGGGGTGGGAAAGACGCGCCTGCTGACCGAGCTGCGCGACGTCGCCGTCGAGGCGGGTTGGCTGGTGCTCGCCGGACACTGTCTCGACCTCGCCGAGGGGTCCATGCCCTATCTCCCCTTCACCGAGATCCTCGGGCGCGTGCTGACCGAGCGGCCGGAGGTGGCGGCGAGCGTCATCGAACGCCATCCCACCCTCGCCCGTCTCGCGCCGGGCCGCAGGCTGCAGGTCAGTGAGGACCGGGACGAGGCACAGTCCCTCGACCGGGGAAACGTCTTCGCCGCGGTCCACGACCTCTTCGAGGCGGTGGGGCAGAGCGCGCCGCTGCTCGTCGTCGTCGAGGACACCCACTGGGCCGACCAGTCGACCCGCGACATGCTCAGCTTCCTCTTCGCCCGCCCCTTCGACGGCCAGGTTGCGCTGGTGGTCTCCTATCGCTCCGACGACCTGCACCGCCGCCACCCGCTCCGCCCCCAGGTCGCCGAGTGGGCGCGGCTGCGCGGCGTCGAGCGGATCCAGGTCGACCCCCTCGACGAGACCCAGGTCCGCCGGCTGATCCACGCGATGCACACCGAGTCCCCGCTCGCCGAGGCGAGCGTCGCCGAGATCATCGACCGCGCCCAGGGCAACGCCTTCTTCGTCGAGGAGCTGGTCGGCGTCAGCTGGTCGACCGACGGGCCCATCCCCTCGGAGCTGGCCGACGTGCTGCTGGTCCGCCTCGACCGGCTCGACGAGCGGACGCTGGAGGTGGTGCGGGCGGCCAGTGTCGCCGGCCGCCGGGTCTCCCACACCTTGCTGGCCGCCGTCACCGGGCTCGCCCCCGCCGAGCTGGAAGCCGCCCTGCGCTCCGCGGTCGAGTCCAACGTCCTCGAGCAGACCCGCGGATCGGCATACCGCTTCCGACACGCGCTGCTGGGCGAGGCCGTCTATGACGACCTGTTGCCCGGCGAGCGCGTCCGGCTCCACACCGCCTTCAGCGCGGCCCTGCAGTCGGGCCTTGCCCGGGGACCGCGGCCGAGCTGGCGCTCCACGCCCGCCGGGCCGGCGACCGGCTGA